Proteins encoded by one window of Lathyrus oleraceus cultivar Zhongwan6 chromosome 1, CAAS_Psat_ZW6_1.0, whole genome shotgun sequence:
- the LOC127088598 gene encoding uncharacterized protein LOC127088598: protein MAGRNAGRNDEALAAAMQATAQAFQNPPNADENVGSRSLATFQRENPPTFLGRYDPEGALAWLKEIERIFRVMDCTLVQKILYRTHKLSGEADDWWVDTRLRLETAGEEITWEVFRREFLRKYYPEDVRGKKEIEFLELKQGNLSVTEYAAKFTELAKFYPHYDEANAEFSKCIKFENELRPEIKKVVGYQKIRVFANLIDSCRIFEEDNNAHYKILSEKRGRGQHSRGKPYETLVGKGKQKVIPGRRTSGGDAPANVICFKCGKPGHKSNVCRLGETRCFRCGMPGHAARDCKQKDVVCFNCGEGGHISAKCQKPKRGQESGKVFALSGTQTTNEDGLIRGTCFINSIPLITIIDTGATHCFVAADCVERLGLSLSSLGRDMIVKVPAKGTVSTSLACKSCPLSIFGKDFVVDLVCLPLVGLDVVLGMDWLKSNYVHINCYNNTVRFSSAEEEGRTKLLSKKQLKEFIEEDALVFLLMASLSVESQAVIADLSVVCNFPEVFPDEIPSAPPEREEIVC, encoded by the coding sequence ATGGCCGGAAGAAACGCTGGGAGGAATGATGAGGCTCTTGCTGCAGCTATGCAGGCAACGGCTCAGGCGTTCCAGAACCCACCCAATGCTGACGAGAACGTGGGGTCTCGTAGTCTGGCGACGTTTCAGAGGGAGAACCCGCCTACTTTTCTGGGTAGGTATGATCCTGAAGGAGCCTTGGcttggttgaaggagattgaaagaatcttcagagtgaTGGATTGCACTCTTGTGCAAAAGATCCTTTATAGAACTCATAAGCTGTCAGGTGAAGCCGATGATTGGTGGGTGGACACTCGTCTAAGGTTGGAAACTGCGGGCGAGGAGATTACTTGGGAAGTGTTTCGTAGAGAATTTTtgaggaagtattatccagaAGATGTGCGAGGAAAGAAAGAGATTGAATTCCTCGAGTTGAAGCAAGGGAACTTGTCAGTcacggagtatgctgctaagttcactgAATTGGCTAAGTTCTATCCTCACTATGATGAAGCCAATGCCGAATTCTCtaagtgcatcaagtttgaaaatgaaTTGCGTCCGGAAATTAAGAAAGTTGTGGGATATCAAAAGATTCGCGTCTTTGCGAATCTGATTGATAGTTGTAGAATCTTTGAAGAGGACAACAATGCACACTATAAGATCTTGTCTGAGAAGAGAGGAAGGGGTCAACACAGTCGTGGTAAGCCATATGAAACTCTGGTTGGAAAAGGGAAACAGAAAGTGATTCCGGGTCGAAGAACAAGTGGGGGAGATGCTCCTGCTAATGTTATCTGTTTcaagtgtggaaagccgggtcacaAGAGTAATGTGTGTAGGCTTGGTGAAACGAGATGTTTCCGTTGTGGTATGCCGGGACATGCGGCTCGTGATTGTAAGCAGAAGGATGTTGTTTGCTTTAACTGTGGGGAAGGAGGACATATCAGTGCTAAATGTCAGAAGCCAAAGAGGGGACAAGAGAGTGGTAAAGTGTTTGCTTTGTCGGGAACTCAGACTACAAATGAAGATGGACTTATTCGAGGTACTTGTTTCATTAATAGCAttcctttaattactattattgataccggtgccACACACTGTTTTGTTGCTGCGGATTGTGTTGAAAGATTGGGTCTTTCTTTGTCTTCCTTGGGTAGAGATATGATTGTTAAGGTTCCCGCTAAGGGAACAGTATCCACGTCTCTTGCGTGTAAGAGTTGCCCCTTGTCAATATTTGGTAAAGATTTTGTAGTTGATCTTGTTTGTTTGCCGCTTGTCGGGTTGGATGTAGTATTGGGTATGGACTGGTTGAAATCCAACTATGttcatattaattgctacaaCAACACTGTGAGGTTTTCTTCTGCCGAAGAAGAGGGAAGAACAAAATTGTTATCCAAGAAACAATTGAAGGAGTTCATAGAAGAAGACGCGTTGGTGTTCTTGTTGATGGCAAGCTTGTCTGTGGAGAGTCAGGCTGTAATTGCGGACTTGTCGGTGGTGTGCAATTTCCCTGAAGTTTTTCCCGATGAGATTCCTAGTGCACCGCCAGAAAGAGAAGAAATTGTATGCTAA